In Leopardus geoffroyi isolate Oge1 chromosome D1, O.geoffroyi_Oge1_pat1.0, whole genome shotgun sequence, the genomic stretch TCCCTAGGCAATTAAGGAAAAGgaatctgagaagagtgaaaaggGGCAATGCCTTCTCCAAAGTCCTCCGAAATAACCAGAGTCCTCCTGGCTCCAGCTGAGAATCTTCCAGTGGGAGGCGTCGGGATTTAGCTCTTATCTTCAAGGTCCTCCATGTCTACATCTTGGGGggcttttgtcttcttttgccGTTTGGGCTGCAGTTCACTAGTCCTGGCTTGCCTCGTGGGGGCTTCCACTGagcaaaaggaaagaggaagcatGAAAGACCCCCAGTGAATCCAGGCTGCCCCCTCACCTCACCTCTTTGCCCCAGCCTCACCTTCCAtggctgctttctctttctgggccAGCCGGATCTGCTGGAGGAGTTTTCTGCGCTTCTTCCCAGAGAGAGTAATGTTGGCACGTGCACTGGACCTGAAGGGTTGGTAAGAGCAAAGATGTCCAGGTTAACCGGAACCACCGCAGGCTGGTTCTGGCTATTGAAAacgcctttggggcgcctgggtggctcagtagggtaagcatctgacttcggctcaggtcatgatctcacagtttgtgagttcaagccccacgttgggctctgtgctgacagctcagagcctggagcctgcttccgattctgtgtctccctctctctctctgcccctcccccgctctctctctctctgtaaaataaataaaacatgaaaaactaaaaaaaaagaaaagaaaatgtctttggaCTCAAGTAGAAAGACCTTGAAAATCTAGGCTCTGAGTTAAATCTTTCCAACATTTAGCCATTAACATGCTTCACACTACTCCCATACATATATAGAGAGTACTTAACATTAAGTGTTAAAACTTGGTATATAGCAAGAATTTGTAAGGGaaaactatttttccttctatcttcaatactttttaatttaatttaattttattttaagtagtctccacgcacaatgtggggcttgaactcatgaactgcaaggaTCAAGAATGGCACGccctaccaagtgagccagccaggcgcccctattttcaatatttctgaCACCCAGttggtcgagtgtctgactcttggttttgactcaggtcaccatACCAGgatcgtgggatggagccccgtgtggagctctgcggtgagcatggagcctgtttgggattctctttccctctgcccctctcctccactcacattctctcagaaataaaaatatttaggggcagctgggtggctcagttggttaagcttccgacttgggctcaggtcatgatctgacagttcgtgggtttgagccccacatcgggctctgtgctgacagctcagagcctggagcctgcttcggattctgtgtgtgtctctctctctgccccttccctgctcatgctgtctctcaaaaataaatttaaaatgttaaaaaaaaaatttaataaaaaaatttaagtttacttataAAAATTTATGTGAAGGTACAATGTTATCTGGGGAGGTGGGTGAGTCGACAGTTCTTAGATTCTTAGTCGGGTCCAAGACCCAAAGAGGTTGTGAGCTACCAGTGTTATCCGCACGCTAGCAGGGTGTAGGCACAAACACAGCTGACAAACGTGCCTTGTATAAAGCCAGTGCACAAGAAAAGCGGAGGTGATACCTGCTGTGGAGATCGACACGGAGGAGAAAGGGGActcggggcgggagggggcggggcaaaGGGAAGAGAGTCTGGCACTCACGCCCGCTTCTTGAGGTGGTGCCGCGTGATCAGGCCTTCGTCTATTACAGCTCCCACCACCCGGTGCTTCAGTCGCCTCTCCCGGTTCAACACCCGCCGTCTCTTGAACAGCTTCTTCTTCAGCTcctgaagaggaggaagatgctAATCAGACGGAAGCCGCGCACCGCGACCCAGGACCCCGCACCCGGCGACTCCGGCCCATAGATCTCATCTCTGGCGAGATTAGAGGGCTCCAAGACGCGTGGGGAAACGAAGTCGGGGCTCCCACACAATCACCGTTCGGGGCCGGTTGATCTTCCCCCCGGGAGCCCCCATGGCTGCGCAACGACTGTGGTTCGCGGCCGGCGTTTTGGCTCTGCGCAGCGTCCGCGTAGGCCCCGCCCCTCGGCCTCCGCGAGCCAATCGCAGCCCAGGGGCGGGTACTGAGGGTATATAAAGCAGCTCGGCGGGGTCCTAGCTCTCTCCCGGGACGGCGAAAAAGTAGGTGCGTAGATAGGTTTTGGAGTTACGAGGCCCGGCAGGGGTTCTGGGCGGGGCCTGCGCACCCTCCTTTTCTTGGCGGGGGCCGGGTGTACGGTCCCGGCCCCCGTAATGTacggaggcagagggaaagggctCTGGCCCCTCGGCGTCATGTCTTCGGTACCCGCGGCTTCCGGTCCGCGGGTTCTATCCTCAACCGCCGGGACACCGGCTCCAAGGAGCCCAGCGGAACCGAGGTTCTGCAGGCTCCTCCTTGGGGTGCTCACGACTTCTCCTTTTATTTCAGGTTTGGGGAGCCGCCCCTGGAACCGGAGCTGTCGTGTCCCCCTCCTCTTTTAATTTACCGTTGCCAACAATAAAGGCCTTTCCTGCCGTAGTAAGTGTGTGTCCGCGTTTTTTCCATGGTTGTCATTAGGCTGTTCGCGTTATCCCACAAAGCGGAATTTGCAACCTTTCTCTTGGACCTCAGGCTCCTTCGGGAGTGCGGGCGACATTTCGCAGAAGGTTCTCTGGCCGACCTTGCCGGGATCTCCAGATGGCCGCGCTGCGAGCAACTCTCCACGTGGCGACCCTGGCGGCTGGGGCGCGCCGAGCTTTGTTGGGTAGGGAAGGTAGAGTGGGAGGGCAAGGCGGGTTCTTAGTGACCCTAATCCCTGAAATTGTGATTCTTCAAACCCCAGGGTATATTGCAccggttttttgtttggtttggtttggtttggtttggtttggtttttttgcaGCAATCTGATGAAACTTGGGCGCTGGGTGACACATGTGCCCCACTCGTGTCCACAGGCTCCCTGGCTGGTAACTGCCTGGCCCACCGTCGCCTCTGGGATAAGCTCCACAGCGGTCCCCGAGTCGGCAGCGTCCCCACGTTCGACTGGTTCTTTGGGTATGAGGAAGCCCAGGGGTTCCTACTGCCGCTGCTGCAGGAGGCACGGGCTGCCTATCCACTGCGGGTGTTGGACGTGGGCTGTGGGACCTCCAGCCTATGTACAGGTCTCTACACCAAGTGTCCAATTCCCGTGGATGTGCTGGGGGTGGACTTCTCTCCTGTGGCCGTGGCCCACATGAACAGCCTCCTGGAAGGTGGCCAAGACCAAATACCCCTGTACCCTGGGCACCCTGCCTCTCGACTACAGTTCATACAGGCTGatgcccagaacctggagcccgtgGCTCCCTCAGGCTCCTTCCAGCTAGTGCTGGATAAGGGCACCTGGGATGCTGTTGCCCGGGGTGGTCTGCCTGGGGCTTACCAGCTTCTGTCAGAATGCCTAAGGGTCCTAAGCCCCCGGGGGACCCTGATTCAGTTCTCCGATGAGGACCCTGATGTGCGGCTACCCTGCCTGGAGCAAGGGTCCCAAGGCTGGACTGTGACTGTGCAGGAGCTAGGCCCTTTCAGGGGCATCCCCTACTTTGCTTACTTGGTTCAAGTCTCTCATTAAAGACTTTAGTTCTAACTCTAATTTTTCTGTTGGGTGAGGAAAGAGgtgaagagaatttttttcttctttgtatgaCGGCTGGGAAGCGAGGATCTTAGGGCTGGCCTCCATATTTTCTAGCTGTGTGCACATATTTTTGAATGCCTCCATGCCCCAGTTTACACCTCGGCAAGGTAGGAATAATAATAGGTGGAGTTGGGATTACATACAATGTCAGGTGA encodes the following:
- the CSKMT gene encoding citrate synthase-lysine N-methyltransferase CSKMT, mitochondrial isoform X1, which translates into the protein MVVIRLFALSHKAEFATFLLDLRLLRECGRHFAEGSLADLAGISRWPRCEQLSTWRPWRLGRAELCWVGKQSDETWALGDTCAPLVSTGSLAGNCLAHRRLWDKLHSGPRVGSVPTFDWFFGYEEAQGFLLPLLQEARAAYPLRVLDVGCGTSSLCTGLYTKCPIPVDVLGVDFSPVAVAHMNSLLEGGQDQIPLYPGHPASRLQFIQADAQNLEPVAPSGSFQLVLDKGTWDAVARGGLPGAYQLLSECLRVLSPRGTLIQFSDEDPDVRLPCLEQGSQGWTVTVQELGPFRGIPYFAYLVQVSH
- the CSKMT gene encoding citrate synthase-lysine N-methyltransferase CSKMT, mitochondrial isoform X4, which gives rise to MAALRATLHVATLAAGARRALLGSLAGNCLAHRRLWDKLHSGPRVGSVPTFDWFFGYEEAQGFLLPLLQEARAAYPLRVLDVGCGTSSLCTGLYTKCPIPVDVLGVDFSPVAVAHMNSLLEGGQDQIPLYPGHPASRLQFIQADAQNLEPVAPSGSFQLVLDKGTWDAVARGGLPGAYQLLSECLRVLSPRGTLIQFSDEDPDVRLPCLEQGSQGWTVTVQELGPFRGIPYFAYLVQVSH
- the CSKMT gene encoding citrate synthase-lysine N-methyltransferase CSKMT, mitochondrial isoform X3 codes for the protein MAALRATLHVATLAAGARRALLGREGSLAGNCLAHRRLWDKLHSGPRVGSVPTFDWFFGYEEAQGFLLPLLQEARAAYPLRVLDVGCGTSSLCTGLYTKCPIPVDVLGVDFSPVAVAHMNSLLEGGQDQIPLYPGHPASRLQFIQADAQNLEPVAPSGSFQLVLDKGTWDAVARGGLPGAYQLLSECLRVLSPRGTLIQFSDEDPDVRLPCLEQGSQGWTVTVQELGPFRGIPYFAYLVQVSH
- the CSKMT gene encoding citrate synthase-lysine N-methyltransferase CSKMT, mitochondrial isoform X2, which gives rise to MVVIRLFALSHKAEFATFLLDLRLLRECGRHFAEGSLADLAGISRWPRCEQLSTWRPWRLGRAELCWQSDETWALGDTCAPLVSTGSLAGNCLAHRRLWDKLHSGPRVGSVPTFDWFFGYEEAQGFLLPLLQEARAAYPLRVLDVGCGTSSLCTGLYTKCPIPVDVLGVDFSPVAVAHMNSLLEGGQDQIPLYPGHPASRLQFIQADAQNLEPVAPSGSFQLVLDKGTWDAVARGGLPGAYQLLSECLRVLSPRGTLIQFSDEDPDVRLPCLEQGSQGWTVTVQELGPFRGIPYFAYLVQVSH